From a single Hylaeus volcanicus isolate JK05 unplaced genomic scaffold, UHH_iyHylVolc1.0_haploid 8124, whole genome shotgun sequence genomic region:
- the LOC128882246 gene encoding translation initiation factor IF-2-like: protein MVRQLRIAAATIRHAAVEQAKRVKTSVREVELERMVAELRARVTELEARLARGPVAPAALPSVPPPVDPAVSVPVPPSRPSASSTARSSRPAASRPAPAGPSRKPAMGGATLAPSVDVEGLIRRLCGEMEVRLGAVSLAAAASGAPQRVPRAAPCPPAGPFQPGPSAEGSRPGTVSGEPAKKKRGRKRSGKNQVGGAAAHPAPALPGRDRPRAAPAPAASRASPPPAPIAPSLTRPAPET from the coding sequence ATGGTGCGCCAGCTGCGGATTGCAGCGGCCACCATCAGACACGCTGCCGTCGAACAGGCGAAGCGTGTCAAGACCTCGGTCCGGGAGGTGGAGCTGGAGCGGATGGTCGCCGAGCTCAGGGCCCGCGTGACCGAGCTGGAAGCCCGGCTTGCGCGGGGCCCGGTCGCGCCTGCCGCGTTGCCGTCGGTGCCGCCGCCCGTCGATCCGGCAGTATCGGTGCCGGTGCCCCCTTCGCGGCCGAGTGCGTCCTCGACGGCGAGGTCGAGTCGGCCTGCTGCCTCGAGGCCTGCGCCCGCCGGTCCGTCGCGGAAGCCTGCGATGGGCGGCGCGACCCTCGCGCCGAGCGTGGACGTCGAGGGCCTCATCCGTCGCCTCTGCGGCGAGATGGAGGTGCGCCTGGGGGCGGTCTCGCTGGCGGCCGCCGCGAGCGGGGCTCCGCAGCGGGTGCCGCGGGCCGCGCCGTGCCCTCCTGCGGGTCCCTTCCAACCTGGCCCCTCGGCGGAGGGGAGCCGCCCCGGGACAGTCAGCGGGGAGCCcgcgaagaagaagagaggcAGGAAGAGGAGCGGGAAGAATCAAGTGGGTGGCGCCGCTGCCCATCCTGCTCCGGCCTTGCCGGGCCGAGACCGGCCCCGTGCCGCGCCTGCCCCGGCTGCGTCCCGGGCGAGTCCTCCGCCTGCGCCTATCGCGCCCTCCCTGACCCGTCCGGCACCTGAGACATGA
- the LOC128882247 gene encoding uncharacterized protein LOC128882247 — translation MTYSEVMAKAVAGVRLRDVGVTGIRYRKGQTGSSILEIPGPDSAAGADRLAGRLAELFAGTDVRVSRPIKSAEARVSGLDESVTADGVAAAVAAVTGCPVDRVQTGIIRRSGSGLGTVWLRCPAAAMKALLATGRLLVGWSFARVEALPARALRCFRCLELGHVRQKCPSRRTAGTGATANLNDSARAQDLFIHCLAELGVGLAVAAVPYRVADRPNWVADALGSVVIVGSDTAALRVFARGDGFVGAECGGLALIGVYAPPSAPLAAFEWLLDGIRDALSRSPVARMLVLGDFNAKSTAWGGPATDARVRAVLEWATPAASRLVSGWGVAEEVESLSDHLYILMDVSAAPRYHPARGPAPGRPPRRWALKRLEKDALMAAALAASWPDAPAGPVADVDQEADWFRESLTAACDAAMPRARKLSRRAAYSWSDEIAALRATCSAARRRFTKARRRRNRDPAREAALYEVYREATVDLQRAIRRAKASAWGELLRTLDKDPWGRPYRIVLGCMRPAAPPVTESLDPPVLERIVDTLFPVDPEEGPRPLLPAEASNWSAGLGVTEEELWMAVGRIVARNTAPGPDGIPGRALALALRVLGTQLRRLFDGCLEWIEYPGRGVVPMRRRASRGVPQGSVLGPLLWNFGYDSVLRGLLPPGVFVVCYADDTLIIAVGRDGTRVHRLAELAAAIVVARIQALGLRISPQKTE, via the exons ATGACCTACTCAGAGGTCATGGCAAAGGCGGTCGCTGGCGTGCGGTTACGGGATGTCGGGGTAACCGGCATCCGGTACCGCAAGGGGCAGACCGGGTCCTCCATTTTGGAGATCCCGGGCCCGGACAGCGCTGCCGGGGCGGACCGCCTGGCCGGTCGCCTGGCGGAGCTGTTCGCCGGCACGGACGTGAGGGTGTCCAGGCCGATTAAATCCGCCGAGGCGCGGGTTAGCGGCCTGGACGAATCCGTCACGGCCGACGGCGTGGCGGCGGCAGTTGCCGCGGTAACCGGGTGCCCGGTGGACAGGGTCCAAACCGGCATCATCCGGCGTTCCGGGTCGGGGCTGGGCACCGTCTGGCTCCGCTGCCCGGCGGCTGCCATGAAGGCCCTCCTGGCGACTGGCCGCCTGCTCGTCGGCTGGTCGTTCGCCCGAGTGGAGGCCTTGCCCGCGCGAGCCCTCCGATGCTTCAGGTGCCTGGAGCTCGGGCACGTGCGGCAGAAATGCCCCTCGAGGCGGACCGCGGGGACCGGTGCTACAG CCAACCTCAACGACTCGGCCAGGGCGCAGGACTTATTTATCCACTGCCTGGCCGAGTTAGGTGTGGGGTTGGCGGTCGCCGCGGTGCCATACCGCGTCGCCGACCGCCCGAACTGGGTGGCCGACGCGTTGGGCTCCGTGGTGATAGTGGGCAGCGACACCGCGGCCCTCCGCGTGTTCGCCCGCGGCGACGGGTTCGTCGGGGCGGAGTGCGGCGGCCTGGCCCTGATCGGGGTCTACGCCCCTCCGAGTGCCCCCCTCGCGGCGTTCGAGTGGCTGCTGGACGGGATCCGGGACGCATTGTCCCGCTCTCCAGTAGCCCGAATGCTCGTGCTGGGCGACTTCAACGCCAAGTCCACGGCGTGGGGTGGCCCGGCAACGGACGCGAGGGTTCGGGCGGTGCTGGAGTGGGCGACGCCAGCCGCCTCGCGTCTCGTGTCGGGATGGGGGGtagcggaggaggtggagtcCCTTAGTGACCACCTCTACATCCTTATGGATGTCTCCGCTGCCCCTCGGTACCATCCCGCTCGCGGACCCGCGCCGGGCCGACCGCCGCGCAGATGGGCGCTGAAGCGCTTGGAGAAGGACGCCCTGATGGCGGCCGCCCTCGCCGCGTCCTGGCCGGATGCCCCGGCTGGACCGGTCGCGGACGTCGATCAGGAAGCTGACTGGTTTCGGGAGTCATTGACGGCGGCGTGCGACGCCGCCATGCCCCGAGCCAGGAAGCTATCGAGGCGGGCTGCATACTCGTGGAGCGACGAGATTGCCGCGTTGCGTGCTACATGCAGCGCGGCGCGACGTCGCTTCACGAAGGCCCGCCGGAGACGGAACCGCGACCCGGCAAGGGAGGCGGCGCTGTATGAAGTCTACCGAGAGGCCACGGTGGACCTCCAGCGCGCCATCAGGAGGGCCAAGGCGAGCGCCTGGGGAGAGCTCCTCCGGACTCTGGACAAGGATCCATGGGGGCGGCCCTACCGCATTGTGCTGGGCTGCATGCGCCCGGCCGCCCCCCCTGTCACGGAGTCCCTCGACCCCCCCGTTCTGGAGCGTATCGTGGATACCCTCTTTCCTGTAGATCCGGAGGAGGGTCCGCGGCCGCTCCTGCCGGCGGAGGCCAGTAACTGGTCCGCCGGCCTGGGGGTCACCGAGGAGGAGCTCTGGATGGCCGTCGGGCGAATCGTGGCCAGGAATACGGCACCAGGGCCCGACGGCATCCCTGGGCGGGCGCTCGCTTTGGCGCTGCGCGTCCTGGGTACCCAGCTCAGGCGGCTGTTCGACGGCTGCCTAGA gtggatcgagtacccTGGCAGAGGCGTGGTGCCGATGCGTCGGAGGGCCAGCCGAGGCGTGCCCCAGGGGTCCGTTTTAGGACCCCTGTTATGGAACTTTGGGTACGACTCGGTGTTGCGCGGGCTCCTCCCACCCGGTGTCTTTGTGGTCTGCTACGCAGACGACACATTGATCATCGCGGTG